From Corallococcus caeni:
CATGCCGGCCTTGCTCATCTGGATGTACGGATCCTCGGTGATGTAGAGCGTCACGCCGCCCGCGAGCATCAGGTCCACGTCGCCCGCGAGCAGGCTGCGCACGGCCAGGTGCGTGGCCACGAGCGACGACGAGCAGGCGGTGTCCAGCGCCAGCGCGGGCCCCTTGAGGTTCAGGAGGTACGCGATGCGCGCGGCGAGGATGGAGTTGGAATTGCCCAGGAGCTGGAGGGCGGGGCTCCGGTCGGGGTCCGCCAGGCCCACCAGCCGGTTGTAGTCGTTGTTCATCACCCCGACGTAGACGCCGCAGCGGGCCTTGCTGAGCTGCTCCGGCGAGTAGCCCGCGTCCTCCAGCGCCTTCCAGGACTCCTGGAGGAACAGGCGCTGCTGCGGGTCCATCAGCCGGGCCTCGGCCGGGGAGATGCTGAAGAAGAGCGGGTCGAACTTGTCGATGTCCGACAGGAAGCCGCCCCACTTGCTGTAGGAGCGCTCCTTCTTCTTCGGATCCGGATCGTAGTAGCGCTGGATGTCCCAGCGCTCCGGGGGAATCTCCGTCACCGAGTCCACGCCCGCCGCGAGGTGGGCCCAGTATTCGTCCAGGTTCCGGGCGCCCGGGAAGCGCGCGGACATGCCGATGATGGCGACGTCGGTGGACGCGGCCACGGCGGGGGCCGGAGCGGGAGCCGGAGTCGGCTCGGGAGCGCTCGCCGTGGGCTTGCGCTTCAGGGTCACGTGGAACGGAGGAGGCTCAGCCTCCAGCGCGTCAGGTGCGCGCGGGCGGTCAGCCACCGGGTTGGACACGCGCGGCGCGGTGGTGGAAGCGCGGGGCTCCGGCTCGGGAGCACGTGGCGCGGGGATGGGCGCGCGAGTGACCGGCTCGGCGGCCTGCGGTGCGGGCGCCGTTGCCGACGCGGCGGCGGGGACCTGCGCGGCCAGGTACTCGGCCAGCCGGAGGACCGACGGATGGTCGTAGAGCTTGTTGACCTTGAGCTTGAGCTGGAGGTCCTGGCTCAACCCCTTGGTCAGCTCCACCATGAGGATCGAATCCAGCCCCAGCTCGAGGAAGTTCTTCTCCTCGTCGATGTCCCCGGGCTCGCAGAAGAGCACGCGCGCCAGGGCCCCCTTCACGGTCTGCTTGAGACCTTCCGACCGGGCCCGGGCCTCCGCTGGCTTCACGGCGGGAGCAGCCGGCGGCGCGACGACCTCGGGCGCGGCGGCGCGGACGGTCTCGACCGGGGCCACGGGGGCCTCCTCGCGCGGCGTCTCCCTCGCCGAGGTCTGCCCGGGCCGCCGCAGCTGGATCTTGGGTCTGTTCACGATGGGGACCTCATGTCGGGGGGGCGGCGGGGACGCCGGAGCGACCTCCGCGGCGGAAGGCGTGGGCCGGCTGGAAACAGCGGGCGGCAGGACGACGGCGGGTGCGGAAGCCACGGGCTCCGCCGCGCGCTGGACCGTTGGCGCGCGGTGCTCGCCAATCCAGTGGCGCTTCCTCACGAACGGATAGGTGGGCATCGAGACGCGCTGCCGCGAACGCCCCGCATGCAGGGCCGCCCGCCAATCCACGCGCGCCCCCGCCACCCAGGCACGCGCCAGCGCTTCGGCGTCGGCCGTCTCCGCCGGAGGCGATGCGGCCGCCTCCGAGAGCCCCCGGACGCGGCCGTGGAAGACAGGGCCCGAAGCAGGCTGCTCGGACGCGAAGGCCTGGAGCGCGTCCGCCAGCGCCTCCTCCGTGGAGGCCACGACCGCGAGCCGCTCCTCCATGGCCTGCCGTCCCACCTGCGACGTGAAGGCGATGTCCGCCAGCGCCGCATGACGCGCCCCACGGCCGCGCGCCCGCGCGTTCCCCACCAGGAACGCCGCCACCTGCCGCGCATGGACCCGGAGCCGCTCCAGGTTCTTCGCGGAGAGCACCAGGACGACCGGCCCGGCCCCGGGCGCGTCCGGCCGCGGCGGCGCCACGTACTCCTCGACCAGGACGTGCGCGTTCGCCCCGCCCGCCCCGAAGGAGCTGATCCCCGCCCGGCGCGGCACCTGCCGCACGCGCCCGCCCTCCTCCACCTCCGGCCTGCGCCACTCCGTCAGCTCGCGCTGCACGTAGAAGGGCGACGCGTCGAAGTCGATCTTCGGGTTGGGGCGCTCCGAGTGCGGCGACGGGACGAGCATCCCCTCGCGCAGCTGCAGCACGACCTTGGTCAACGCCGCGATGCCCGCCGCGGACTCCAGGTGCCCGATGTTCGCCTTCAGCGACCCGAGCGCGCAGAAGCGCCGCTCCTGCGTGTGCTCGCGAAACGCGCGCTGGAGCGCGGCCACCTCGATGGGGTCCCCCAACGACGTGCCCGTCCCGTGGGCCTCCACGTAGCTCAGCGTGCGCGCGTGGACGCCGGTCTCCGCCAGCACGCGGGAGATGACCCGCTGCTGCGCGTGCGGATTGGGGACGGTGTAGCCGCTCGTCTTGCCCCCGGCGTTGACCGCGCTGCCGAGGATGACCGCGTGGATCCGGTCGCCGTCGACGAGCGCCTGCTCCAGCGTCTTCAGCAGGACGGCGCCCACGCCCTCGCCGTCCACGAAGCCGTCCGCGCCCTCCCCGAAGGCGCGGCACGCGTCCCCCCGGGACAGCATCTTCATGCTGCTGAGGGCGTGGTAGTGCATCGGGTGGAGGATGAGGTTCACCCCTCCCGCTATCGCGGCCCGGCACTCGCCACGGCGCAGGCTCTCACACGCCAGGTGCAGCGCCGTGAAGGACGACGAGCAGGCGGAGTCCACCGCGAAGCTGGGACCGGACAGGTTGAGGTGGTACGAGACGCGGTTGGCCACGGACCAGTACGGGCTGCGCGCGGCGGTCCGCTGTCCGGCGCCCCACGCCTCCGACGCCACCCACCCGTAGCCGCCGTTCATCACCCCCACGAACACGCCCACGTCCCGGTCCAGCGACGGCGCGCTCACGTCGTAGCCCGCGTCCTCGAAGGTGGCCCACGCCACCTCCAGGAACTGCCGCTCCTGGGGATCCATCGCGTCGGCTTCACGCGGGGAGAGGTTGAAGAACGCCGCGTCGAACGCGTCCGCGTCCGCGATGAACCCGCCCCACCGGCTGTAGATGGCCTCCGGCGCCTCCGGGTCATCCGAGTGGAAGCGCCGCCAATCCCAGCGCGTGGGAGGGATTTCGCTGATGCAGTTGCGGCCGGCCTTCAGGTTCTCCCACAGTGCGTCAAGCTTTTCCGCCTGGGGATAGCGGCCACTCATCCCAACGATGGCGATGGCCTGGGCGCGAGCCCCCGGACGGCGGCCCTGCAGAAGGCGGATCAGCAGCTCCCGCTTCTCCCCTTCCGACAGCATCGGGCCTCTGGTTCCGTCTCCGCTCACGAGCAGCACGCGCGGCCATCCCCCGGCCGTCCCTCATTGAATGGCCCACCCCGGATCCCCGATCCGGGTGCGGCTAGATAACAAATGGAAACGCAGGTGGAAACCAGATCTCGCCGATTAATCCCGTGACCTGAACTTCACCGGCATCCCATTGATTCCTGAGTTGCGGGACGGTGTGGTTCTTTCCCAGATCGCTCGGGGAGTGTGGGCGGAGGATCACGACTGCAATCCCTCCCCAGGAACGCTTATGCTGTTCTCCTTGTTTAAGCCCTGAAACGCGCTGTCACGGCGCACTCCGCCCACCCCGCAGCACCGTTCCCACAGGACACCACATGACCGAGCCGCATCTTTCGAATGGCCGTTACGTCGTCGTCACCTCGGACGGCCACGCCGGACCGCCGGCCCGCACGTTCCGGGACTACCTGGAGAAGAAGCACTGGAGCGCGTTCGAGGACTACCTGAAGGAGAGCCGGGGCACTCCGGATGGCAAGCCCGCCGCCCCCGCCGGGGCGCCCGCGGAGGCTTCGTCGGACACCTTCGTGGAGAGCATGAAGACGATTGGCCTCTCCGAGGAGGCCGCGTCCGAGTTCACGGCGACCGTGTCCTTCGCGGACGCATCGGAGAGCCTGTGGGACCCGGCGCGTCGGCTGGCGGTGCTGGAGAAGGATGGCGTGGTGGGTGACGTCATCTTCCCGGACGGCAACGTGGACAACGAGCCGCCCTTCGGCGCGGGGTACGCACATGGCCGGCGCGGCATTGGCCAGATGGGCGGCGGCGAGCCGGGCAAGCAGCCGCAGCTGTACCCGGTGGAGCTGGTGGCCGCGGGGGCGCGCGCCTACAACCGGTGGCTGTCGGAGTTCTGTGCCACCAACCCGGGACGTCACGCGGGCGTGGCCATCCTCCCGACGCATGACGTGGGCTTGATGGTGGAGGAGGTCAAGCGCGCGCATGCCTCCGGGCTGACGGGCGGCGTGCTGCTGCCGCTGCTGCTGCTGACGGAGATGCGCGGCTACAACGACCCCATCTACGAGCCGCTCTGGTCGGTGTGCGAGGACCTGGGCATGCCCGTGAACGTGCACGCGGGCGGTGGCCAGCCGCCGTACGGCACGTCGCCGGACGCGTTCCTCATCCGGATGACGGAGCTCAGCTTCTACGGCTCCGCGCCCCTCTGGTACATGATGTGGGGCGGCGTGTTCGAGCGGCACCCGAAGCTCAAGGTGGTGTTCACCGAGCAGTCCGCGTACTGGGCGCCGCAGAAGCTGGCGGAGCTGGACTTCTTCTACGACATGCCGTGGTTCGCGGCGGTGCGCCAGACGCTGCGCATGAAGCCCAGCGAGTACTGGGCGCGCCAGTGCTACGTGGGGACGTTCATGTTCCGCGAGGAGGCGGAGCAGCGGCACGCCATCGGGTTGAAGAACATCCTCTGGGGGTCGGACTTCCCGCACCTGGAGGGCACGTGGCCGCACTCGAAGAAGTCGATGCAGTTCACCTTCTCCGGGATGCCGTCGCTGGACGTGTCGATGATGGTCGGAGGCAACGCCATCGACGTGTACAACTTCGACCGGCAGAAGCTGGCCCAGGTGGCGGCGAAGGTGGGCCCCCTGGCCGAAGAGGTCAACAAGCCCCTGACGCAGAGCCCGCCCGGACACCTGGGCATGGGCTTCCGCTACGGCCTGAAGTCGGCCGCGCCGCCGTCGACGTCCGCGGCGTAGCGCTCCATCCGGGGGCCCCTTGCGTGCGGGCCCCCTGGGTCGTTGAAGAGGGGTGGTAGCGTCCCGGGCGTGACCCCTGCTCCCAACCCACTGGCCTCCGCCTTCCTCGCGGCCTCTGGCTGCGCGCCCGCTTCGCTTCCGGAGCCCGCGCGGCTGGAGGGCCTGCTCTCCCTGGCCATCGAGCGCGCCGGCTCGCGCTGGCCCGGCCTGGGGATGGAGCCCCGGACGTTCGTCGCGTTCGTCGCGGAGCGGCTGACGTCCCCTCCGGCCCTGCTGGCGGCGCTCGCCGGGGACTCCCCTGCCTTCTCGGAGCTGTACCTGACCTTCGGGTGCCTGCGGCGCCAGCGCGCCGCGCTCCAGTTCTTCGAGGACGACTACCTCCGCGAGGTCGGCGCTTTCGTGTCCGGTGTGGACCGCTCGCCCGCGTTCGTGGCGGAGGTGCGGCAGCTGCTGCGCGAGAAGCTGTTCACCGCGGAGCCGGGCTCCGAGCCGAAGATCGCGGAGTTCACCGGCAGCGGCGCGCTGGGCGGCTGGGTGCGGGTGGCGGCGCTGCGCATCGCGCTCAACCTCAAGCGCTCCGAGGCGCGGGCCGACGCCGCCGTCCAGGACTCCGTCGAGACCGCGTTCGGCGAGCAGCTGGGGCCGGAGCTGGAGCACCTCCGCTCGCGGTACCGCGAGGCCTTCACGGAGGCCGTGCGCGCGGCGCTGGCGCAGCTGTCCGACCGGGACCGCACCCTGATGCGCCTGTACCACGTGGAGGCGCTGGCCCTGGAGGCCATCGCGGCGCTCTACCGCGTGCACATGTCCACCGTCTCGCGCTGGCTCAGCCGCGCCCGCGAACAGGTGGCGGAGACCACGACGCGGCAGCTCTGTGAGCGCCTGGGCGTCGGCGCGTCGTCGGTGGACAGCATCGCCGCGCTGGTCGTGAGCCAGGTGGACTTGAGCCTCACGCGGCTCTTGGGCCCGGGGGGCTGAACTTTCGCTGCAAGGGTTTTTCCGGCCGGTGTCAGGGCGTCAAAAGGCCCCCTTCCGGGCCTCACCGAGGAAAGCCCATGCGCATCCCTTCCTGGCTGTCCGTCGTCACCCTCGCCGCCGCCGTCTCCGCCTGCGAGCCGTTCCCGGAGGCCCCCGACTCCGGCCTGACGCAAGTGCAGTGGCCCGGCGAAGACTTCTATCCGGAGGGCATCGCGGCCGCGAAGGACGGCACGCTCTACGCGGGCAGCCTGGGCACGGGCGCCATCGCTCGCGTCAAGCCGGGAGCGCTGGGAGCGGAGGTCTTCGTCCCGGGCCGTCCCGCCTTCGGCGTCTACGGGCTCGCGGTGGACGAGGCGCACGACACGCTCTGGGCCTGCACCTACGACGACCTGCTTCCGCCCGCGCAGCCCTCGCACCTGGCCGCGTATGCGCTCTCCACGGGCGAGCAGAAGGCCAGCCACCCCATGCCCGGTGAGAGTGGCTTCTGCAACGACGTGACCGTCGACGCCGCGGGCAACGTGTACGCGACGGATTCGTACGCGAACATCATCGTCCGGCTCGCGGCCGGTGGGACGGAGCTCACCACCTGGGCCTCGGATGACGCGTTCGCGCCCTCCGAGCCTGGGGCCTTCACCCTCAATGGCATCGCCTACGACGGGGCGAGCAGGCTCTACGTCGTGAAGAGCGACACGGGCACGCTGTTCTCCATCGACATCCAGGCGGATGGCAGCGCGGCGCCGCCCGTGACCCTCCCGGTGACGCCCGCCCTGGAGACGCCGGACGGGCTGGAGTGGGTGGATTCGCAGCGGCTGCTGGTCGTGGAGAACACGGCCGGTCGGGCCTCCATGGTGACGCTGGGTGAAGGCGCCGGTACGAAGGAGGTGCTCGCCAACGGGTTCGTGGAGCCGACCGCCGCCGCGCTCACCGAGGACGGCGCGTGGGTGCTGGAGTCGCAGATGGGCTTCCTCTTCGGCACGCCGGGGACGCCGGCCCTGCCCTTCCGCGCGTACCGGGTCGCCGTGCCCCCACTTCTGCCCTGAGCACGAACGCCCCTAGAGTCGCGTCCCACCATGTCGGGATGTCCCTCCGAGGAAACGATTCTCGCCTTCGTGGAGGACCGCCTGCCGCCAGAGCAGCGCGCCCTCACGGAGGCCCACCTCTCACGCTGTGAGGGCTGCGGCTCGCTCATCGCGGCCGTCGCGGCGACGTGGCACGCGGAGGGCCGGCTCGCGGAGGCGGACCCTCCGCGAGCCTTCGGCCCGGGGGAGCAGGTGGGGCCGTACGTCATCGTCGAACATGCGGGCAGTGGCGCGATGGGGGACGTGTACCGGGCGCGCGACGGCAGGCTGGGGCGGGACGTGGCGTTGAAGGTGCTCCCGGCGCGGTTCGCCCAGGACGCGGAGCGGCTGGCGCGCTTCCGGCAGGAGGCCCGCGCGGCGGGGGCGCTGTCCCATCCGCACCTGCTCGCCCTGTTCGACGTGGGCACCCACGAGGACGTGCCGTACCTCGTCACCGAGTGGCTGGAGGGCGTCACCCTGCGGACGCGGTTGATGCGGGGACCGCTGCCGCTGGAGCAGGTGGCGCGGCTGGGCATCCAGTTGGCGCAGGGGCTGGCGGCCGCGCACGCGCGCGGCGTCATCCACCGCGACCTCAAGCCCGCGAACATCTTCCTCTGCGCGAACGGGAGCGCGCGGATCCTCGACTTCGGCCTGGCGCGGCTCACCGAGCGCACCGAGGACGCCGCGCTGACTCAGAGCGGCGCGGTGGTGGGCTCCGCCGGCTACATGGCGCCGGAGCAGATCCGCGGACAGGGCGTGGACGCGCGCGCGGACGTGTTCTCGCTCGGCGCGGTGCTCCACGAGGCCGTGAGCGGCCAGGCCCCCTTCGGCGGCAACAGCCCGGTGGAGCGGATGAGCGCCACGCTCCGCGATGAGCCGCCCGTGCTGCCCGGAGCGCTGGGGACGGTGATCGCGCGCTGTCTGGCGAAGGCCCCGGGGGACCGGTTCCAGTCCGCGCAGGACCTGGCCTTCGCGCTGGAGTCCATCGCGGCGCGCGGCGCGC
This genomic window contains:
- a CDS encoding SMP-30/gluconolactonase/LRE family protein, with protein sequence MRIPSWLSVVTLAAAVSACEPFPEAPDSGLTQVQWPGEDFYPEGIAAAKDGTLYAGSLGTGAIARVKPGALGAEVFVPGRPAFGVYGLAVDEAHDTLWACTYDDLLPPAQPSHLAAYALSTGEQKASHPMPGESGFCNDVTVDAAGNVYATDSYANIIVRLAAGGTELTTWASDDAFAPSEPGAFTLNGIAYDGASRLYVVKSDTGTLFSIDIQADGSAAPPVTLPVTPALETPDGLEWVDSQRLLVVENTAGRASMVTLGEGAGTKEVLANGFVEPTAAALTEDGAWVLESQMGFLFGTPGTPALPFRAYRVAVPPLLP
- a CDS encoding sigma-70 family RNA polymerase sigma factor, with the translated sequence MTPAPNPLASAFLAASGCAPASLPEPARLEGLLSLAIERAGSRWPGLGMEPRTFVAFVAERLTSPPALLAALAGDSPAFSELYLTFGCLRRQRAALQFFEDDYLREVGAFVSGVDRSPAFVAEVRQLLREKLFTAEPGSEPKIAEFTGSGALGGWVRVAALRIALNLKRSEARADAAVQDSVETAFGEQLGPELEHLRSRYREAFTEAVRAALAQLSDRDRTLMRLYHVEALALEAIAALYRVHMSTVSRWLSRAREQVAETTTRQLCERLGVGASSVDSIAALVVSQVDLSLTRLLGPGG
- a CDS encoding amidohydrolase family protein, with the translated sequence MTEPHLSNGRYVVVTSDGHAGPPARTFRDYLEKKHWSAFEDYLKESRGTPDGKPAAPAGAPAEASSDTFVESMKTIGLSEEAASEFTATVSFADASESLWDPARRLAVLEKDGVVGDVIFPDGNVDNEPPFGAGYAHGRRGIGQMGGGEPGKQPQLYPVELVAAGARAYNRWLSEFCATNPGRHAGVAILPTHDVGLMVEEVKRAHASGLTGGVLLPLLLLTEMRGYNDPIYEPLWSVCEDLGMPVNVHAGGGQPPYGTSPDAFLIRMTELSFYGSAPLWYMMWGGVFERHPKLKVVFTEQSAYWAPQKLAELDFFYDMPWFAAVRQTLRMKPSEYWARQCYVGTFMFREEAEQRHAIGLKNILWGSDFPHLEGTWPHSKKSMQFTFSGMPSLDVSMMVGGNAIDVYNFDRQKLAQVAAKVGPLAEEVNKPLTQSPPGHLGMGFRYGLKSAAPPSTSAA